One Musa acuminata AAA Group cultivar baxijiao unplaced genomic scaffold, Cavendish_Baxijiao_AAA HiC_scaffold_895, whole genome shotgun sequence genomic region harbors:
- the LOC135664827 gene encoding ATP synthase subunit alpha, chloroplastic, whose amino-acid sequence MVTLRADEISNIIRERIEQYSREIKIVNTGTVLQVGDGIARVHGLDEVMAGELVEFQEGTIGIALNLESNNVGVVLMGDGLMIQEGSSVKATGRIAQIPVSEGYLGRVINALAKPIDGRGEISASESRLIESPAPGIISRRSVYEPLQTGLIAIDSMIPIGRGQRELIIGDRQTGKTAVATDTILNQKGQNVICVYVAIGQKASSVAQVVTTFREKGAMEYTIVVAETADSPATLQYLAPYTGAALAEFFMYRGQHTLIIYDDLSKQAQAYRQMSLLLRRPPGREAYPGDVFYLHSRLLERAAKSNSSLGEGSMTALPIVETQSGDVSAYIPTNVISITDGQIFLSADLFNAGIRPAINVGISVSRVGSAAQIKAMKQVAGKSKLELAQFTELEAFAQFASDLDKATQNQLARGQRLRELLKQSQSDPLAVEEQIATIYTGANGYLDPLEIGQVKKFLSQLRSYLKNNKPKFQEIISSTKTFTEEVEFLLKEAIQEQIELFLLQEQT is encoded by the coding sequence atggtaacccttcgagccgacgaaattagtaatattattcgtgagcgtattgaacaatatagtagagaaataaagattgtgaataccggtaccgtacttcaagtaggcgacggaattgctcgtgttcatggtcttgatgaagtaatggcaggtgaattagtagagtttcaagagggtacaataggcattgctctgaatttggaatcaaataatgttggcgttgtattaatgggtgatggtttgatgatacaagagggaagttccgtaaaagcaacaggacgaattgctcagatacctgtgagtgagggttatttgggtcgtgttataaatgctctggctaaacctattgatgggagaggtgaaatttcagcttctgaatctcggttaattgaatctcctgccccaggtattatttctagacgttctgtatatgagcctcttcaaacggggcttattgccattgattcgatgatccctataggacgcggtcagcgagaattaattattggggacagacagaccggcaaaacagccgtagccacagatacgattctcaatcaaaaaggtcaaaatgtaatatgtgtttatgtagctattggtcaaaaagcatcttctgtggctcaggtagtgactactttccgggaaaagggggcgatggaatatactattgtggtagccgaaacggcggattcacctgctacattacaatacctcgctccttatacgggagcggctctggctgagttttttatgtatcgtggacaacatactttaataatttatgatgatctctccaaacaggcacaagcttatcgccaaatgtctcttctattaagaagacctcccggtcgtgaagcttatccaggagatgttttttatttgcattcacgacttttggaaagagccgctaaatcaaattctagtttaggtgaaggaagtatgaccgctttaccgatagttgagactcaatctggagacgtttcagcttatattcctactaatgtaatttccattacagatggacaaatattcttatctgccgatctattcaatgctggaatccgacctgctattaatgtgggtatttccgtttccagagtaggatccgcagctcaaattaaagccatgaaacaagtagccggcaaatcaaaattggaactagcgcaattcacagagttagaagcctttgcacaattcgcttctgatctcgataaagctactcagaatcaattggcaagaggtcaacgattacgcgagttgcttaaacaatcccaatcagaccctctcgcagtggaagaacagatagctactatttataccggagcgaatggatatcttgatccgctagaaattggacaggtaaagaaatttctcagtcagttacgtagctacttaaaaaacaataaacctaaatttcaagaaattatatcttctaccaagacattcaccgaggaagtagaatttcttttgaaggaagctattcaagaacagatcgaactgtttttacttcaggaacaaacataa